One Antarctobacter heliothermus DNA segment encodes these proteins:
- a CDS encoding ABC transporter permease encodes MTDSPQNDVIVTKDMPLQAIEALQDKEPSKPPRSRGKDVWDQFSKHKGAMFGLGFLTFITLAVLIGPWIYQVDPQKIDIRNKDFRPIYVALWDSGAKTGWLKPFGSDQLGRDQLAQMIAGGRASMAVGWAAMILSLVIGTAVGVAAGFFKRLDGFLMRTTDLFLSLPILPLVLLAVTLFRQPLRANFGPEGGMFILIVTMIAITSWMPTARIVRGDILAIKEREFILAARSIGTTPLKIIRRHLLPNVLSPIMVSAALGLATAIITESALSFLGVGFPSDFPTWGKMLADAVVRMEEFPERVLLPGIAISVTVLSVNYVGDGLRDALDPRIRGR; translated from the coding sequence ATGACTGATAGCCCGCAAAACGATGTGATCGTCACAAAGGACATGCCATTGCAGGCCATTGAGGCCTTGCAAGACAAGGAACCGTCCAAGCCGCCGAGGTCGCGAGGCAAGGACGTCTGGGATCAGTTCAGCAAACACAAGGGCGCCATGTTCGGCCTTGGGTTTTTGACCTTTATCACGCTGGCCGTGCTGATCGGTCCATGGATCTATCAGGTCGATCCGCAAAAGATCGACATCCGCAATAAGGACTTTCGCCCGATCTACGTTGCTCTTTGGGACTCCGGCGCAAAGACCGGCTGGCTGAAGCCCTTTGGATCGGACCAGTTGGGTCGTGACCAGCTGGCGCAGATGATCGCGGGCGGTCGTGCGTCAATGGCGGTCGGTTGGGCGGCGATGATCCTCAGCCTTGTGATCGGCACCGCTGTCGGCGTCGCCGCAGGCTTTTTCAAGCGGCTGGACGGGTTCCTGATGCGGACAACCGATTTGTTCCTGTCTTTGCCGATCCTGCCGCTGGTCCTACTGGCGGTGACACTGTTCCGACAACCGTTGCGCGCCAACTTTGGCCCAGAGGGCGGCATGTTCATACTGATCGTGACGATGATCGCCATCACCTCATGGATGCCGACAGCGCGCATCGTGCGCGGCGATATTCTGGCCATCAAGGAGCGTGAGTTCATTCTGGCCGCCCGGTCCATCGGCACCACCCCGCTCAAGATCATCCGCCGCCACCTGCTGCCCAACGTCCTGTCGCCGATCATGGTCTCGGCGGCGCTGGGTCTGGCGACGGCGATCATCACGGAATCGGCGCTGTCATTCCTTGGCGTAGGCTTCCCCTCGGACTTTCCGACATGGGGCAAAATGCTGGCTGACGCCGTGGTACGGATGGAGGAATTCCCCGAACGCGTCCTGCTTCCCGGTATTGCCATCTCGGTGACAGTTCTGTCGGTGAACTATGTCGGTGACGGGCTGCGCGACGCGCTGGACCCACGCATCCGGGGCCGCTGA
- a CDS encoding YeeE/YedE family protein: MFESLGFEDLTAPQVVVWFALILGVGFGILAERTRFCLRRGLVGEDRRAALGVWLTALAFALLGTQAAVAMGWISFGDHRFLASNLPVAAIVIGGALFGAGMVLTRGCVSRLTVLTGSGNLRALTVLAIFAVVAHATLKGVLAPIRTTLAEVTLPLGETTSLAALPGGAALWTALLVAAALAYAARSGNRWQALVGGALIGLLVPLGWVGTGFILYDDFDPIAMESLAFTSTWSDTLFWTVASTSIPAGFGVGLVGGVLAGAFVSSLAAGRFQWQSFSSPSETGRYLAGASLMGVGGVLAGGCTVGAGLSGVPTLSIAALLALAAIVAGALLTNAVLASTPRTALHPAE; this comes from the coding sequence ATGTTTGAATCGCTGGGTTTCGAAGACCTGACCGCGCCGCAAGTGGTGGTCTGGTTCGCGCTCATTCTTGGGGTCGGCTTTGGCATTCTGGCAGAGCGTACCCGTTTTTGCCTGCGCCGCGGTCTTGTCGGTGAGGATCGCCGGGCTGCTCTTGGCGTTTGGCTGACCGCGCTTGCCTTTGCCCTGCTGGGGACTCAGGCCGCCGTAGCTATGGGCTGGATCAGCTTTGGCGATCACCGTTTTCTGGCCTCAAACCTGCCGGTGGCCGCGATCGTGATAGGTGGCGCGCTGTTCGGTGCGGGCATGGTGCTGACCCGTGGCTGTGTTTCGCGGCTGACAGTGCTGACCGGGTCCGGCAACCTGCGCGCATTGACCGTACTAGCAATCTTTGCTGTGGTTGCCCATGCGACGCTCAAGGGCGTGCTTGCCCCGATCCGCACCACGCTGGCCGAGGTGACATTGCCGTTGGGTGAAACCACCAGCCTTGCCGCCCTGCCCGGCGGCGCTGCTCTGTGGACTGCCCTGCTGGTCGCCGCCGCGCTGGCCTATGCCGCGCGCTCTGGCAACCGCTGGCAGGCGCTGGTCGGCGGTGCGCTGATCGGTCTGTTGGTTCCGTTGGGTTGGGTCGGCACCGGGTTCATCCTGTATGACGATTTTGACCCGATCGCGATGGAAAGCCTCGCCTTCACTTCAACCTGGTCCGACACGCTGTTCTGGACCGTGGCCTCAACCTCGATCCCGGCGGGATTTGGCGTGGGCCTTGTCGGCGGCGTGCTTGCAGGTGCGTTTGTCTCATCGCTGGCCGCAGGCCGGTTCCAATGGCAAAGCTTTTCGTCCCCGTCCGAAACCGGTCGCTATCTAGCAGGCGCATCGCTGATGGGTGTCGGCGGCGTGCTGGCGGGTGGTTGCACCGTCGGCGCGGGCCTTTCGGGCGTGCCGACCCTGTCGATTGCGGCGCTACTGGCGCTGGCAGCTATCGTCGCGGGTGCTCTGCTGACCAATGCCGTGCTGGCGAGCACACCGCGCACCGCCCTGCACCCGGCAGAGTAA